The following proteins come from a genomic window of Aequorivita marisscotiae:
- the nusG gene encoding transcription termination/antitermination protein NusG gives MTETTNTKKWYVVRSVSGQENKIKSYIESDIKRLGLEDYVDQVLVPTEKVIQIRNGKKVNKERVYFPGYIMIQANLGGEIPHIIKSINGVIGFLGETKGGDPVPLRQSEVNRMLGKVDELSVKDDSVNIPFTIGETVKVIDGPFNGFNGTVEKINEEKRKLEVMVKIFGRKTPLELSYMQVEKV, from the coding sequence ATGACCGAAACAACAAATACAAAAAAGTGGTACGTAGTCCGTTCAGTTAGTGGGCAGGAAAACAAGATTAAATCGTATATCGAAAGCGATATTAAACGATTGGGCCTTGAAGATTATGTTGATCAGGTGCTGGTACCTACTGAAAAGGTAATTCAAATTCGCAACGGAAAAAAGGTAAACAAAGAACGTGTTTACTTTCCGGGCTATATAATGATCCAAGCTAACTTAGGGGGTGAAATTCCACATATTATAAAATCTATAAATGGGGTAATTGGCTTTTTGGGTGAAACCAAAGGTGGAGACCCTGTGCCGCTCAGACAATCTGAAGTAAACAGAATGTTAGGTAAAGTAGATGAGCTATCTGTAAAAGACGATAGTGTAAATATACCTTTTACCATTGGCGAAACCGTAAAAGTTATAGATGGTCCATTTAACGGATTTAACGGAACGGTAGAAAAAATTAATGAAGAAAAACGCAAACTCGAAGTAATGGTGAAGATTTTCGGAAGAAAAACACCACTGGAATTGAGTTATATGCAAGTAGAAAAAGTTTAA
- the rpsU gene encoding 30S ribosomal protein S21 encodes MLIIPVKDGENIDRALKRFKRKFDRTGTMRQLRARQAFTKPSVKKRAQMQKAQYIQNLRDQEEI; translated from the coding sequence ATGTTAATTATACCAGTTAAAGACGGAGAAAATATCGACAGAGCGCTAAAGCGTTTTAAGCGTAAATTTGATCGTACAGGAACAATGCGCCAATTGCGTGCGCGACAAGCTTTCACAAAGCCTTCAGTTAAGAAGAGAGCGCAAATGCAGAAAGCACAATATATTCAGAACTTAAGAGATCAGGAAGAAATCTAG
- the tuf gene encoding elongation factor Tu, with protein MAKEKFDRSKPHLNIGTIGHVDHGKTTTTAAITKVLADAGYSAATSFDQIDNAPEEKERGITINSSHVEYQTANRHYAHVDCPGHADYVKNMVTGAAQMDGAILVVAATDGPMPQTREHILLGRQVGIPRIVVFMNKVDLVDDEELLELVEMEIRDLLNFYEYDGDNGPVVQGSALGALNGEQKWVDALLKLMEEVDQWIEEPVRDIEKPFLMPIEDVFSITGRGTVATGRIETGIAKTGDPVEIIGMGAEKLTSTITGIEMFRQILDRGEAGDNAGILLRGIEKTQISRGMVITKPGSVTPHAKFKAEVYILKKEEGGRHTPFHNNYRPQFYVRTTDVTGTIMLPDGVEMVMPGDNLTITVELLQPIAMNVGLRFAIREGGRTVGAGQVTEILE; from the coding sequence ATGGCAAAAGAAAAATTCGATCGGTCAAAACCACACTTAAATATTGGTACAATTGGACACGTAGATCACGGAAAAACAACCACTACTGCAGCTATTACTAAAGTTTTGGCGGATGCAGGATATTCAGCAGCGACATCATTTGATCAAATTGATAATGCGCCAGAAGAAAAAGAAAGAGGTATTACAATTAACTCTTCTCACGTAGAGTATCAAACAGCTAACCGTCACTACGCACACGTTGACTGTCCTGGTCACGCGGATTACGTAAAAAACATGGTTACTGGTGCTGCCCAAATGGACGGTGCTATTCTTGTAGTTGCTGCTACAGATGGTCCAATGCCACAAACACGCGAGCACATCCTTTTAGGTCGCCAAGTAGGTATTCCTAGAATTGTTGTGTTTATGAATAAAGTAGACTTAGTTGATGACGAAGAGTTGTTAGAATTAGTTGAAATGGAAATCCGTGACCTTCTTAACTTTTACGAGTACGATGGTGATAACGGACCCGTAGTTCAAGGTTCTGCTCTTGGTGCACTTAACGGTGAGCAAAAATGGGTAGATGCGCTTCTTAAATTAATGGAAGAAGTTGATCAATGGATTGAAGAGCCAGTTCGTGATATCGAGAAGCCTTTCTTGATGCCTATCGAAGACGTTTTCTCAATTACTGGTCGTGGAACTGTTGCTACAGGTCGTATCGAAACTGGTATTGCTAAAACTGGAGATCCAGTTGAAATCATCGGTATGGGAGCTGAAAAATTAACTTCTACAATTACTGGTATTGAAATGTTCCGTCAAATCCTTGATAGAGGTGAAGCTGGTGATAACGCTGGTATCCTACTTAGAGGTATTGAAAAAACACAGATATCTAGAGGTATGGTTATTACTAAGCCAGGTTCTGTAACTCCACACGCTAAATTCAAAGCTGAGGTTTATATCCTTAAGAAAGAAGAAGGTGGGCGTCACACTCCATTCCACAACAACTACCGTCCACAGTTCTACGTTCGTACAACTGACGTAACTGGAACAATTATGCTTCCTGATGGTGTTGAAATGGTTATGCCTGGTGATAACTTAACTATTACTGTTGAGTTGCTTCAACCAATCGCAATGAATGTAGGTCTTCGTTTCGCTATCCGTGAAGGTGGACGTACTGTAGGTGCAGGTCAGGTAACTGAAATTTTAGAATAA
- the rpoB gene encoding DNA-directed RNA polymerase subunit beta, with translation MSATQTERLNFSSVKNKPDYPDFLDIQIKSFQDFFQLETKSEERGQEGLYKTFLENFPITDTRNQFVLEFLDYFVDPPRYSIQECIERGLTYSVPLKARLKLYCTDAEHEDFETIVQDVYLGTIPYMTPSGTFCINGAERVVVSQLHRSPGVFFGQSFHANGTKLYSARVIPFKGSWIEFATDINSVMYAYIDRKKKLPVTTLFRAIGFERDKDILEIFDLAEEVKASKTGLKKYIGRKLAARVLKTWHEDFVDEDTGEVVSIERNEIVLDRDTVLEKEHIDEIIESGSKTILLHKEDNLLADYAIIHNTLQKDPTNSEKEAVEHIYRQLRNAEPPDEETARGIIHKLFFSDQRYNLGEVGRYRMNKKLGLDIPMDKQVLTKEDIITIVKYLIELINSKAEIDDIDHLSNRRVRTVGEQLSQQFGVGLARMARTIRERMNVRDNEVFTPIDLINAKTLSSVINSFFGTNQLSQFMDQTNPLAEITHKRRLSALGPGGLSRERAGFEVRDVHYTHYGRLCPIETPEGPNIGLISSLSVFAKVNNLGFIETPYRKVNDGKIDFKNESIYLSAEEEEDMHIAQANIPLSDNGVIEAEKVIARMEGDFPLVDPTVLNYADVAPNQIASISASLIPFLEHDDANRALMGSNMMRQAVPLLIADSPIVGTGLERQVASDSRVLINAEGDGVVEYVDANEITIKYDRTENQRMVSFDADEKTYQLVKFRKTNQSTSINLKPIVSKGDRVKKGQVLCQGYATEKGELALGRNMKVAFMPWKGYNFEDAIVISEKVVREDIFTSIHIDEYSLEVRDTKLGNEELTNDIPNVSEEATKDLDEYGMIRIGAEVKPGDILIGKITPKGESDPTPEEKLLRAIFGDKAGDVKDASLKASPSLHGVVIEKKLFARAVKDKRKRAKDKEDIAELEAKYEAKFVALQDVLVEKLFAIVGGKTAQGISNDLGEIVFPKGKKFTLKMLHAVDDYTHLIGGTWTTDDETNELVADLMHNYKIKENDLQGNLRREKFTISVGDELPSGILKLAKVYVAKKRKLKVGDKMAGRHGNKGIVARIVREEDMPFLEDGTPVDIVLNPLGVPSRMNIGQIYETVLGWAGQKLGRKYATPIFDGATIDQINELTDEAGIPRYGHTHLFDGGTGKRFDQPATVGVIYMLKLGHMVDDKMHARSIGPYSLITQQPLGGKAQFGGQRFGEMEVWALEAYGASSTLREILTVKSDDVIGRAKTYEAIVKGETMPEPGLPESFNVLMHELKGLGLDIRLEE, from the coding sequence ATGTCAGCAACGCAAACTGAAAGATTGAATTTTTCCTCTGTAAAAAATAAGCCGGATTACCCCGACTTTTTGGACATTCAGATTAAATCCTTTCAGGATTTTTTCCAGTTGGAAACCAAATCAGAAGAAAGAGGCCAAGAAGGATTGTATAAAACCTTTTTGGAAAATTTCCCGATTACCGATACCCGTAATCAATTCGTTTTAGAGTTTTTAGACTATTTCGTAGATCCACCAAGATATTCCATTCAGGAATGTATAGAACGTGGCCTTACCTATAGCGTCCCTCTTAAAGCGCGTTTAAAACTGTACTGTACAGATGCCGAACACGAAGATTTTGAAACTATCGTGCAGGACGTTTACCTCGGTACTATTCCTTACATGACCCCTAGCGGAACTTTCTGCATTAATGGGGCCGAACGTGTTGTGGTTTCACAACTTCACCGTTCACCTGGTGTGTTCTTTGGCCAATCTTTCCACGCAAATGGAACGAAGCTTTACTCTGCCCGTGTTATTCCTTTTAAAGGATCTTGGATTGAGTTTGCCACAGACATCAACAGCGTAATGTACGCCTATATAGATCGTAAGAAAAAATTACCTGTAACAACACTATTCCGTGCTATTGGCTTTGAAAGGGATAAAGATATTCTTGAAATATTTGACCTGGCAGAAGAAGTAAAAGCTTCAAAAACTGGACTTAAAAAATATATTGGCCGTAAACTTGCCGCCCGTGTACTTAAAACGTGGCATGAAGATTTCGTAGATGAAGATACCGGCGAGGTTGTATCTATTGAACGTAACGAAATTGTTTTAGACCGTGATACCGTTCTTGAAAAAGAGCACATTGATGAAATCATTGAATCTGGCTCAAAAACAATCTTGTTGCACAAAGAGGATAACCTATTGGCAGATTACGCCATTATTCACAATACACTGCAAAAAGATCCTACCAACTCCGAAAAAGAAGCGGTAGAACATATTTATAGACAACTTCGTAACGCTGAACCACCGGATGAAGAAACTGCGCGTGGCATTATACACAAACTTTTCTTTAGCGACCAGAGATATAACCTTGGGGAAGTAGGCCGTTACAGAATGAATAAAAAACTGGGTCTTGATATCCCTATGGACAAGCAAGTGCTTACCAAGGAAGATATTATTACCATTGTAAAATACTTAATCGAGCTTATTAATTCCAAAGCTGAGATTGATGATATTGATCACCTTAGTAACCGTCGTGTACGTACTGTAGGCGAACAACTTTCCCAGCAGTTTGGAGTAGGTCTGGCACGTATGGCACGTACCATCCGCGAACGTATGAACGTGCGTGACAACGAGGTGTTTACACCTATAGATTTGATTAATGCGAAAACACTTTCGTCAGTAATCAACTCTTTCTTTGGTACCAACCAGCTTTCGCAGTTTATGGACCAAACCAACCCACTTGCAGAGATTACGCATAAGCGTCGTCTTTCGGCACTTGGGCCTGGAGGTTTATCACGTGAAAGAGCAGGTTTTGAGGTTCGAGATGTACATTATACACATTATGGCCGACTTTGCCCAATTGAAACTCCAGAAGGACCAAACATTGGTTTAATATCTTCACTTTCTGTGTTTGCCAAAGTAAACAACCTAGGCTTTATTGAAACGCCATATCGAAAAGTGAATGATGGGAAAATTGATTTTAAAAATGAATCGATCTACCTTTCTGCTGAAGAAGAGGAAGATATGCACATTGCCCAAGCTAACATTCCATTGTCAGACAATGGAGTAATTGAAGCTGAAAAGGTTATTGCGCGTATGGAAGGCGATTTCCCATTGGTAGATCCAACTGTATTAAATTATGCAGACGTTGCACCAAACCAGATTGCTTCTATTTCGGCCTCGTTAATTCCGTTCCTTGAGCACGATGATGCTAACCGTGCTTTGATGGGCTCAAACATGATGCGCCAGGCGGTACCATTATTAATTGCAGATTCGCCAATCGTAGGAACAGGTCTTGAAAGACAAGTTGCTTCAGATAGTCGTGTGCTAATAAATGCCGAAGGTGATGGTGTAGTTGAATATGTTGATGCTAATGAAATTACTATAAAATACGACCGTACCGAAAACCAACGTATGGTTAGTTTTGATGCGGATGAAAAAACGTATCAACTAGTAAAATTCAGAAAAACAAACCAAAGTACTTCCATTAACCTAAAGCCTATTGTAAGTAAAGGCGATAGAGTGAAAAAAGGTCAGGTACTTTGCCAAGGATACGCTACCGAAAAAGGTGAATTGGCACTCGGACGAAATATGAAGGTTGCCTTTATGCCTTGGAAAGGGTACAACTTTGAGGATGCAATTGTTATTTCTGAAAAAGTAGTTCGCGAAGATATTTTTACTTCTATTCATATAGACGAATATTCGCTGGAAGTTCGCGATACCAAACTAGGTAACGAAGAATTAACGAACGATATTCCAAACGTATCGGAAGAGGCTACTAAAGATTTGGATGAGTATGGAATGATCCGTATTGGAGCCGAGGTAAAGCCCGGTGACATCCTAATCGGAAAAATTACGCCAAAAGGTGAAAGTGATCCTACGCCAGAAGAAAAATTGCTTCGCGCCATATTTGGTGACAAAGCAGGCGATGTAAAAGATGCTTCACTTAAAGCTTCACCTTCATTGCACGGTGTAGTCATAGAGAAAAAGCTTTTTGCCCGTGCCGTTAAAGACAAACGCAAGCGCGCAAAAGACAAAGAAGACATCGCAGAACTTGAAGCAAAATACGAAGCAAAATTTGTTGCACTTCAAGATGTTTTAGTTGAAAAGCTTTTCGCTATCGTAGGTGGAAAAACAGCACAAGGTATCAGCAATGATCTTGGTGAAATAGTTTTCCCTAAAGGAAAGAAATTTACATTAAAAATGCTTCACGCAGTTGACGATTACACTCACTTAATTGGAGGTACTTGGACAACCGATGATGAAACCAACGAATTGGTGGCAGATTTAATGCACAACTATAAAATTAAGGAAAACGATCTTCAAGGTAACTTGCGTAGAGAGAAGTTTACCATCTCTGTAGGTGATGAGCTTCCTTCAGGAATTTTGAAACTTGCCAAAGTTTACGTTGCTAAAAAACGTAAACTAAAAGTAGGAGACAAGATGGCGGGACGTCACGGTAACAAAGGTATTGTTGCACGTATTGTACGTGAAGAAGATATGCCTTTCCTCGAAGACGGAACCCCGGTAGATATCGTGTTAAACCCTCTTGGGGTACCATCGCGTATGAATATTGGGCAAATTTATGAAACGGTACTTGGATGGGCTGGTCAAAAATTAGGACGCAAGTATGCGACTCCAATTTTCGACGGAGCAACAATAGACCAGATTAATGAATTAACAGATGAAGCTGGAATTCCGAGATACGGGCATACCCATCTATTCGACGGTGGAACTGGTAAGCGTTTTGATCAACCTGCAACCGTAGGGGTAATCTATATGCTAAAA
- the rplL gene encoding 50S ribosomal protein L7/L12, whose amino-acid sequence MADLKDFAEQLVNLTVKEVNELATILKDEYGIEPAAAAVAMAGPAAGGGEAAEEQSEFTVMLKAAGGSKLAVVKLVKELTGAGLKEAKELVDSAPSPIKEGVSKDEAEALKAQLEEAGAEVELK is encoded by the coding sequence ATGGCAGATTTGAAAGATTTCGCAGAACAATTAGTTAACTTAACAGTAAAAGAAGTTAATGAGTTAGCTACAATATTAAAAGACGAGTACGGTATAGAGCCTGCAGCTGCTGCAGTAGCTATGGCCGGACCTGCTGCTGGTGGTGGAGAAGCCGCTGAAGAGCAATCAGAATTCACAGTAATGTTGAAGGCTGCTGGTGGTTCTAAACTTGCAGTTGTAAAACTAGTTAAAGAATTAACTGGTGCTGGTCTTAAAGAAGCAAAAGAATTAGTTGATAGTGCTCCTTCTCCAATAAAAGAAGGTGTATCTAAAGATGAAGCAGAAGCTTTAAAAGCACAACTAGAAGAAGCTGGAGCTGAGGTTGAGCTTAAGTAA
- the hpf gene encoding ribosome hibernation-promoting factor, HPF/YfiA family, producing MKVNVQTPNFAAKEELLVFVEKKLSKLEQYYDKIVFADVFLKVQKTSEKENKIVEVLLSLPGDEVMVKKEAKTFEEATDEVVKAMERQLKKRKQKQKAYL from the coding sequence ATGAAAGTAAACGTACAAACTCCCAATTTTGCAGCGAAAGAGGAACTTTTAGTATTTGTAGAAAAAAAGTTGTCTAAGCTAGAGCAGTATTACGATAAAATAGTATTTGCAGATGTATTTTTAAAAGTTCAGAAAACAAGTGAGAAGGAAAATAAAATCGTAGAAGTATTGCTAAGTTTGCCTGGCGATGAGGTTATGGTGAAAAAAGAAGCAAAAACCTTTGAAGAGGCTACAGATGAAGTTGTTAAGGCGATGGAGCGACAGCTAAAAAAAAGAAAGCAAAAACAAAAAGCATATTTATAG
- the rplJ gene encoding 50S ribosomal protein L10 yields the protein MTREEKSQVIETLTAQLSDSANIYLADISGLNAGNTTNLRRACFKAGVQLAVVKNTLLKKAMESSDKDFGELTEILKGNTSLMFSETGNAPAKVIKEFRKKSDKPLLKGAYIQESIYVGDNQLDSLVELKSKDELVGEIIGLLQSPAKNVISALKSGGSTIAGIVKTLSEKEG from the coding sequence ATGACAAGAGAAGAAAAATCACAAGTAATTGAAACGTTGACTGCACAGTTGTCTGATAGTGCTAATATTTATTTAGCAGATATTTCAGGCCTTAATGCAGGGAACACTACCAACCTTCGTCGTGCTTGTTTTAAAGCAGGTGTGCAGTTGGCAGTGGTTAAGAACACGTTGCTTAAAAAAGCAATGGAGAGTTCTGATAAAGACTTTGGCGAATTAACAGAAATACTAAAAGGCAACACGTCTTTAATGTTTTCTGAAACAGGTAACGCACCTGCCAAGGTAATTAAAGAATTTAGAAAAAAATCTGATAAGCCGCTTTTAAAAGGAGCCTATATCCAAGAATCAATTTACGTTGGCGACAACCAATTGGATAGTCTGGTTGAACTTAAATCTAAAGACGAACTTGTTGGAGAAATTATCGGGTTGTTACAATCGCCTGCTAAAAATGTTATCTCGGCTCTTAAGAGTGGTGGTAGTACAATCGCGGGAATTGTTAAAACCTTATCCGAAAAAGAAGGATAA
- a CDS encoding tyrosine-type recombinase/integrase, whose amino-acid sequence MSFQAFTDYLQLEKKYSPNTITAYLKDLRDFGKFASDEYQYANIDTVNYAIVRSWIVMLVDSGISNRTVNRKISSLNTYYKFLLKIGQIEVNPLAKHKSLKISKKIQVPFSETEISSVLEFLALQSDFIGLRDRLIVELFYSTGIRRAELINIKLSDVSLSQKTVKVLGKRNKERIMPLLPIVIQTIEAYVPHRNQLENSNDSEYLFLTQKGVKIYENLVYRIINSYFSKTSEKVKKSPHILRHSFATHLLNEGADINAVKELLGHSSLASTQVYTQNSIAKLKEVYKSSHPRN is encoded by the coding sequence ATGTCTTTTCAAGCTTTTACAGATTATCTCCAACTCGAAAAAAAGTATTCGCCAAACACCATAACTGCTTATTTAAAAGATTTGCGCGATTTTGGGAAATTTGCTTCGGACGAATATCAGTATGCCAATATTGATACGGTAAATTATGCAATTGTACGTAGTTGGATTGTAATGCTTGTAGATTCGGGTATTTCAAATCGTACGGTAAACCGAAAAATATCCTCGCTTAATACCTATTATAAGTTTCTGTTGAAAATAGGGCAGATAGAGGTTAATCCGTTGGCAAAGCACAAATCGCTTAAAATTTCAAAAAAAATTCAAGTGCCATTTTCAGAAACCGAAATTAGTAGCGTGCTGGAATTCCTAGCATTGCAAAGTGATTTTATAGGATTGCGCGACCGGTTAATTGTAGAGCTTTTTTATTCTACAGGAATTCGAAGGGCAGAATTAATTAATATAAAGTTAAGCGACGTATCACTTTCACAAAAAACAGTAAAAGTATTGGGCAAACGGAACAAAGAGCGCATTATGCCACTTTTGCCCATAGTAATACAAACCATAGAGGCGTATGTGCCCCATCGAAACCAACTGGAAAACAGCAACGATTCGGAATACCTATTTCTTACCCAAAAAGGGGTTAAAATCTACGAAAATCTTGTTTATCGTATTATAAATTCATACTTTAGTAAAACTTCAGAAAAGGTAAAGAAGAGTCCGCATATTTTGCGGCATTCTTTTGCTACCCATCTTTTAAATGAAGGAGCAGATATAAATGCGGTAAAGGAGTTGTTGGGTCATTCCAGTTTAGCTTCTACCCAGGTTTACACACAAAACAGTATAGCAAAATTGAAAGAAGTTTATAAAAGCTCCCATCCACGAAACTAA
- a CDS encoding carboxypeptidase-like regulatory domain-containing protein translates to MKNIRKSHFLTLLFFLITAATFAQSELKGKVADFLTFQPIESASVYIKNTTVGSITNADGNFVLKVPQQNLQDTLVISSIGYKSFNVVITEFENGSDIYLEEDVASLDEVVIVADPRPTTGNGIVQKAIEKLPGNLPEVAYLQKGFLRHKERNKKEYKWLIESAITLYDSSYAAGAKNYLKINVDETRKSYDLRDIDSLFTYSAYLKSIGSKAGNINKNTVKTSALIEAIKWNDSRVNGLGNLFKGRLNIVRNSDVSGALFGTNTLEMHQFKLDTILVDNGRKLYKIKIEKGADFVGLSTPNIYNEGFEPKGWIYIYYDNYAIKKVEYELIAASDVQKRRSKSLFDTQTIHKLVITYKDYNGKMYPNYVYYETPKLVNTGDRSSDRIKTEAEPGFDKGEQYYYTVQEILFTDIIRDPELVSQELLQNNWDADVFSSKPYNALFWENYNVLLESKEEQKLIQDLSKRASLYKE, encoded by the coding sequence ATGAAGAATATCAGGAAAAGTCATTTTCTCACACTACTATTTTTTTTAATTACCGCAGCAACTTTTGCTCAAAGTGAGCTAAAAGGAAAAGTAGCCGATTTTTTAACCTTTCAACCCATTGAAAGCGCCAGTGTGTACATTAAAAATACCACCGTAGGTTCCATAACTAATGCCGATGGAAATTTCGTTTTAAAAGTGCCACAACAAAACTTGCAGGATACCTTGGTTATTTCGTCCATCGGGTACAAAAGTTTTAATGTAGTAATCACTGAATTTGAAAACGGCTCCGATATTTATTTGGAAGAAGATGTTGCTTCCTTAGATGAAGTTGTAATAGTTGCAGATCCGCGCCCTACTACCGGCAATGGTATTGTGCAAAAAGCCATTGAAAAACTTCCGGGCAATTTGCCTGAAGTTGCGTATCTGCAAAAAGGATTTCTTCGTCATAAAGAACGCAATAAAAAGGAATACAAATGGCTTATTGAAAGCGCTATAACTTTATACGATTCCAGCTATGCAGCCGGGGCAAAAAATTATTTAAAAATAAATGTAGACGAAACCCGCAAAAGCTACGATCTACGAGATATAGACAGTCTGTTTACGTATTCGGCCTATTTAAAGAGCATCGGGTCTAAGGCCGGAAATATTAATAAAAATACCGTAAAAACTTCAGCTTTAATTGAAGCCATAAAATGGAACGACAGCCGAGTAAATGGTTTGGGCAATCTATTTAAAGGGAGGCTTAATATAGTTAGAAATTCGGATGTTTCGGGGGCTTTGTTCGGTACAAATACTTTGGAAATGCACCAGTTTAAATTAGATACAATTTTAGTAGATAACGGTAGAAAACTCTATAAAATTAAAATTGAAAAAGGTGCAGATTTTGTAGGCTTAAGCACGCCTAATATTTATAATGAAGGTTTTGAACCCAAAGGGTGGATTTATATTTATTACGACAATTACGCCATTAAAAAAGTGGAATACGAACTAATTGCTGCATCCGATGTTCAAAAAAGAAGGAGCAAAAGTCTTTTTGATACGCAAACAATCCATAAACTTGTTATAACGTATAAGGACTATAACGGAAAAATGTACCCCAATTATGTGTATTACGAAACGCCAAAACTTGTAAATACGGGCGACCGATCTTCCGATAGAATAAAAACTGAAGCCGAACCAGGCTTTGATAAGGGCGAGCAATACTACTATACTGTTCAAGAAATTTTATTTACCGATATAATCCGTGACCCAGAATTGGTAAGCCAAGAATTGCTTCAAAACAACTGGGATGCAGATGTTTTTTCCAGCAAACCCTACAATGCTCTTTTCTGGGAAAATTACAACGTATTGTTGGAGAGTAAAGAAGAGCAGAAGCTTATTCAGGATTTGAGCAAACGTGCTTCATTGTATAAAGAGTGA
- the rplA gene encoding 50S ribosomal protein L1, with translation MARLTKKQKEAKLKVEDRTYTVAEASALIKDITSVNFDASVDLAVRLNVDPRKANQMVRGVVTLPHGTGKDVKVLALVTPDKEAEAKEAGADYVGLDEYLDKIKGGWTDVDVIVTMPSVMGKLGPLGRILGPRGLMPNPKTGTVTMDVAKAVSDVKAGKIDFKVDKTGIVHAAIGKASFDAEKIAGNARELLTTLVKLKPQAAKGIYIKSIYMSSTMSPGVEVDTKRFTEQ, from the coding sequence ATGGCACGATTAACTAAAAAGCAAAAGGAAGCTAAACTAAAGGTAGAGGATAGAACCTATACCGTGGCCGAAGCTTCTGCTTTAATAAAAGATATCACCAGCGTAAACTTTGATGCTTCCGTTGACCTTGCAGTGCGCCTTAACGTAGATCCACGTAAAGCGAACCAAATGGTTAGAGGCGTTGTTACCCTTCCGCACGGAACCGGTAAAGACGTAAAAGTTTTGGCATTGGTAACTCCAGATAAGGAAGCCGAAGCCAAAGAAGCAGGAGCAGATTACGTAGGTCTTGATGAGTACCTCGACAAAATTAAAGGAGGATGGACAGATGTTGACGTAATTGTAACTATGCCAAGCGTTATGGGTAAATTGGGTCCTTTAGGACGTATATTAGGGCCTCGTGGCCTTATGCCAAACCCTAAAACAGGTACAGTAACAATGGACGTTGCTAAAGCCGTTTCAGATGTAAAAGCTGGTAAAATCGACTTTAAAGTAGATAAAACCGGTATCGTACACGCAGCAATTGGAAAAGCATCTTTTGATGCCGAAAAAATTGCCGGAAACGCAAGAGAATTATTAACAACCCTCGTTAAACTTAAACCACAAGCGGCAAAAGGTATATACATTAAAAGTATTTATATGTCTAGTACTATGAGCCCAGGAGTTGAAGTTGACACAAAAAGGTTTACTGAGCAGTAA
- the rplK gene encoding 50S ribosomal protein L11: MAKEISKVVKLQVRGGAANPSPPVGPALGAAGVNIMEFCKQFNARTQDKQGKVLPVAITVFKDKSFDFIIKTPPAAVQILEAAKAKKGSGEPHAKKIATISWDQIKTIAEDKMPDLNAFTIESAMKMVAGTARSMGVKVKGDAPF; encoded by the coding sequence ATGGCAAAAGAAATCAGTAAAGTAGTTAAGTTGCAAGTTCGTGGAGGTGCTGCTAACCCATCACCACCAGTAGGACCTGCTCTTGGTGCTGCCGGTGTTAACATCATGGAGTTCTGTAAGCAGTTTAATGCCAGAACCCAGGATAAGCAAGGAAAGGTATTGCCAGTAGCGATCACGGTTTTTAAAGATAAATCTTTCGATTTTATCATTAAAACTCCACCCGCTGCCGTTCAAATACTAGAAGCTGCTAAAGCAAAAAAAGGCTCCGGTGAACCACACGCAAAAAAAATAGCCACAATCTCTTGGGACCAAATTAAAACGATCGCGGAAGATAAAATGCCCGATCTTAATGCATTTACCATCGAGTCTGCTATGAAAATGGTAGCTGGTACTGCACGTTCTATGGGAGTTAAAGTAAAAGGTGATGCACCTTTTTAA
- the secE gene encoding preprotein translocase subunit SecE codes for MSSSLATRAKYLLKQVAQNLGTRNFNSDVMVNYITESYKELKNHVTWPTWAEAQKLTVIVAVFSVLLALAVWGVDTVFSKVVGIYFDWIKS; via the coding sequence GTGAGTTCGAGTCTCGCAACCCGTGCTAAATATCTGCTAAAACAGGTAGCCCAAAATTTGGGAACAAGAAATTTTAATAGCGACGTCATGGTAAACTATATTACAGAATCGTATAAAGAACTTAAAAATCACGTTACCTGGCCTACGTGGGCAGAAGCGCAGAAGTTAACTGTTATTGTAGCGGTTTTTTCTGTTCTCTTGGCTTTGGCTGTATGGGGTGTAGATACCGTTTTCAGCAAAGTGGTCGGAATATATTTTGATTGGATCAAGTCGTAA